One stretch of Pradoshia sp. D12 DNA includes these proteins:
- a CDS encoding C40 family peptidase has product MGFTHKIMTVNVTVATVWTTNQSYRELDRPAISHPVRLEEWLLFMNEAERLDLCESNRIQTQLLFGEQVLLLEYKHGWAHIIAIEQSSKKDSRGYPGWVPLCQLENYEPASNDTFALITSRKALLTLEKTQDTLVLSYQTKLSYLGEKDGRILVDTPLGIGNLHRDDIALFNCKERGKPGSDIDIVTSGEQFLGLPYLWGGLSSYGYDCSGFTYTIYKANGYSIPRDASEQAQYGTPIALNGVQRGDLLFFAYDNGKGAIHHVGIYYGQGKLLHSPHTGKSIEIIPIEGTIYEKELCMAMRCLEK; this is encoded by the coding sequence GTGGGATTTACTCACAAAATCATGACCGTTAATGTAACTGTAGCGACCGTTTGGACTACAAATCAGTCTTATAGAGAGCTTGATCGTCCAGCGATTAGCCATCCGGTCCGATTGGAGGAATGGCTTCTATTTATGAATGAGGCTGAGCGGCTTGATTTATGCGAATCCAATAGAATCCAGACCCAATTATTATTTGGTGAACAGGTCCTGCTGCTCGAATATAAACATGGATGGGCCCATATCATTGCCATCGAGCAGTCTTCAAAGAAAGATTCCAGAGGATATCCAGGCTGGGTACCTCTATGCCAGCTGGAGAATTATGAACCTGCATCCAATGACACTTTTGCCTTGATTACAAGTCGGAAGGCTTTGCTTACACTGGAAAAAACACAAGATACCCTAGTGCTAAGCTATCAAACGAAGTTATCATACCTTGGTGAAAAAGATGGACGGATACTTGTAGACACCCCCTTAGGTATTGGAAATTTACACAGAGATGATATAGCTTTATTTAACTGTAAAGAGAGAGGGAAGCCAGGGAGTGATATAGACATTGTCACTTCTGGAGAGCAATTCCTCGGCTTACCCTATTTGTGGGGTGGACTGAGCAGTTATGGGTATGATTGCTCAGGATTTACCTATACAATTTATAAGGCAAATGGCTATAGTATTCCACGTGATGCAAGTGAGCAGGCGCAATATGGTACGCCGATTGCGCTGAATGGGGTACAAAGGGGGGACTTGCTTTTCTTTGCATATGATAATGGAAAAGGAGCCATTCATCATGTCGGGATTTATTATGGACAAGGTAAACTTCTTCATTCACCGCATACGGGTAAATCAATTGAAATTATCCCGATTGAAGGCACTATATATGAAAAAGAGTTATGCATGGCAATGAGATGTTTGGAAAAGTAG
- a CDS encoding dipeptide epimerase, which yields MKISNIETYRIQVPLIKPFKTALRIVNTADSVYVKIQCDNGLVGWGEATATAVITGDTLQSIETAIHDFFKPSLIGKDILCFEEIFHDLSAIMTRNSSGRAAIDMAIYDCLAQNSKLPLYQYLGGRSSRLETDFTVSVDIPHIMGEEALEYVKSGFTTLKVKVGLGNINEDIARVKEIRKCVGNEITIRLDANQGWTAKEAIQAIRRMEEMGLQIELVEQPVKADDLEGLRQVTNQVNTFIMADESVFTPRQALEVIRTRSADMINIKLMKTGGIFYAQYINQLAEAAGMECMMGSMIETHLGLTAAAHFAASKRNITRYDFDAPLMLSRSLIEGGIQYKGSKFTLPEIEGLGIRNIQLK from the coding sequence ATGAAAATTAGTAATATCGAAACCTATCGAATACAAGTTCCTTTAATTAAACCATTTAAAACAGCATTAAGGATTGTAAATACAGCTGACTCTGTTTATGTCAAAATTCAATGTGACAATGGTTTGGTTGGATGGGGAGAAGCAACCGCAACTGCTGTTATTACTGGTGATACATTACAATCAATAGAAACAGCTATTCACGACTTTTTTAAACCCAGTTTAATAGGAAAAGATATTTTGTGTTTCGAAGAGATTTTTCATGACCTATCCGCTATTATGACAAGAAATTCAAGCGGAAGAGCGGCAATTGATATGGCTATTTATGATTGTCTGGCCCAAAATAGTAAGCTGCCCCTTTATCAGTATTTAGGTGGCAGAAGCTCTCGGCTTGAAACAGACTTTACGGTAAGTGTGGATATCCCTCACATAATGGGGGAGGAGGCATTGGAATATGTAAAGAGCGGTTTTACAACCTTAAAGGTTAAAGTAGGTCTCGGTAATATAAATGAGGATATTGCGAGAGTGAAAGAAATTAGAAAGTGTGTGGGGAATGAGATTACGATACGTCTGGATGCTAACCAAGGATGGACTGCGAAGGAAGCGATTCAGGCAATCCGCCGTATGGAGGAAATGGGTTTACAAATTGAATTGGTGGAACAACCGGTCAAGGCAGATGATTTGGAAGGGCTCAGACAAGTAACTAATCAGGTAAATACATTTATTATGGCAGATGAAAGTGTATTTACCCCAAGGCAAGCCTTAGAGGTCATTCGTACACGGAGTGCAGACATGATTAATATTAAATTGATGAAAACTGGAGGGATTTTTTACGCCCAGTACATTAACCAATTAGCTGAGGCGGCAGGGATGGAATGCATGATGGGCAGTATGATTGAAACACATTTAGGTTTAACAGCTGCTGCTCACTTTGCTGCAAGTAAACGTAATATTACCCGCTATGATTTTGATGCCCCTCTCATGTTATCCCGCTCCCTGATTGAAGGCGGCATACAATATAAGGGTAGTAAATTTACTTTACCCGAAATAGAAGGCTTAGGTATAAGGAATATTCAGCTCAAGTGA
- a CDS encoding flavin reductase family protein has protein sequence MISLNPTEMSERENYTFLTGAVVPRPIAIISTISNEGIMNIAPFSYFTIVSSNPPLIAVSIQRRNGERKDTARNAIDSGEFVLHITDEENVEGANWTAAELPPDQSELEGSPFQTVDSVHVRVPGLSPAKIRMECTVHKVIPLGGHTAEDAGCDLLIGNIVFYHIDEAIYKDGTISTELLKPVSRLAGQNFMKIGEQFILERPK, from the coding sequence ATGATATCGCTAAATCCAACTGAAATGAGTGAGCGAGAGAATTATACCTTTTTAACAGGGGCAGTCGTTCCTAGACCGATTGCCATTATCTCAACCATTTCTAACGAAGGAATTATGAATATTGCACCTTTTAGTTATTTTACGATCGTTAGTTCAAATCCCCCGCTGATTGCTGTATCAATCCAGCGACGGAATGGCGAAAGAAAGGATACAGCAAGAAATGCAATCGATTCGGGAGAATTTGTCCTCCATATTACAGATGAAGAAAACGTGGAGGGAGCGAATTGGACAGCAGCTGAATTGCCTCCGGACCAAAGTGAACTAGAAGGATCTCCCTTTCAAACAGTAGATAGTGTTCATGTACGAGTCCCAGGGCTTAGCCCTGCGAAGATTCGGATGGAATGTACCGTACATAAAGTAATACCGCTTGGAGGCCATACCGCAGAAGATGCAGGTTGTGATCTACTAATCGGTAATATTGTTTTTTATCATATAGATGAAGCCATCTACAAGGATGGTACAATCAGTACAGAATTACTCAAGCCTGTTTCCCGGCTTGCTGGCCAAAATTTTATGAAGATTGGTGAACAATTTATTCTGGAAAGACCAAAATAA
- a CDS encoding helix-turn-helix domain-containing protein: MYSLNFSHNLAKLRRKKKLTQKELADFIGVTKASVSKWENKQSLPDILLLPQLASFLDVSIDELLGYEAQLSREQIQKLYVELASDYTRLPFNEVMNKSRELVRRYYSCYSFLLQICILWLNHFPLAKDHDEQQRILHEAVTLCEHIEENCKVIDICNDAITVKAVFNLQLGKAEEVIEALEMIADPTRIYHQSDSILAQAYLTVGDLDKAKSYTQINMYLHVISLITTAVQYLAIHMDDPAVCEKTIKKTEGLIRLYDLNNLHPNSAAQFFYQAALVYITHGEKEKALGMLNQYVQVVRVLFTHEHALLHGDAYFDRLDEWISKLDLGASPPRNMRLVAKSVLESFKHPLLTALQDNLEFKRIQRELTEGVKYYE, translated from the coding sequence ATGTACTCATTAAATTTTTCACATAACCTTGCTAAACTGCGCCGTAAAAAGAAACTCACCCAAAAGGAATTAGCGGATTTTATCGGTGTTACGAAGGCATCCGTATCTAAATGGGAAAATAAACAGAGCTTGCCGGACATCTTACTATTACCCCAGCTCGCATCTTTTCTAGATGTAAGTATAGATGAATTGCTGGGCTATGAAGCACAGTTGAGTCGGGAACAAATCCAAAAGCTATATGTGGAGCTTGCTTCTGACTATACAAGACTGCCCTTTAATGAAGTGATGAATAAATCACGAGAACTGGTTCGCCGCTATTATTCCTGTTATTCCTTTTTACTCCAGATCTGCATCCTTTGGCTGAACCATTTTCCTCTTGCAAAGGACCATGATGAGCAACAAAGAATTTTGCACGAAGCTGTAACACTTTGTGAGCATATAGAGGAAAATTGTAAAGTAATAGATATTTGTAATGATGCTATCACTGTGAAAGCTGTATTCAACCTCCAACTCGGTAAAGCTGAAGAAGTCATTGAAGCATTGGAGATGATAGCAGATCCAACTCGCATCTATCACCAAAGTGATTCAATTTTGGCACAGGCCTATCTGACCGTCGGGGATTTAGACAAAGCCAAAAGCTATACACAAATCAATATGTATCTACATGTGATATCGCTGATTACAACTGCGGTCCAATACCTAGCCATTCATATGGATGACCCTGCAGTATGTGAAAAAACGATTAAAAAAACAGAGGGATTGATTCGGCTATATGATTTAAACAACCTGCATCCCAATAGCGCAGCACAATTTTTCTATCAGGCAGCACTTGTCTATATCACACATGGAGAAAAAGAAAAGGCGCTGGGAATGCTAAATCAATATGTTCAGGTAGTTCGAGTGCTTTTTACCCATGAGCACGCGTTGCTCCACGGCGATGCTTATTTTGACAGGCTGGATGAATGGATTAGCAAACTTGACCTAGGAGCATCACCGCCACGAAATATGCGCCTTGTGGCAAAAAGTGTACTGGAGTCTTTTAAGCATCCATTATTGACAGCACTTCAGGACAATCTAGAATTTAAGAGAATACAAAGAGAACTTACGGAAGGAGTGAAATATTATGAATGA
- a CDS encoding S66 peptidase family protein gives MLEQLKPKRIKKGDTVGVIAPASPPKKEALQKALSFLEQDLGLTVKMGSHIYKEYGYLAGEDAERVEDLEAMFKDEDVKAIICACGGYGTARIADAINYEVIRNNPKIFWGYSDITFIHTAIRQKTGLVTFHGPMLASDLGNDDIHPRSKESFKQLFQSEEVNYKEDISPLHPFIEGEAEGELVGGNLSLITTTLGTPFEIDTKGKLLLIEDIYEEPRNIDIFLNHLWLAGKLSDIAGLVIGDFANCDPKSRRTLTLDEVLTHYTKLINKPAMSGFKIGHCNPHVGIPLGVKAKISTAEKTLTIESGIADEN, from the coding sequence ATGTTAGAACAACTTAAACCAAAACGGATCAAAAAGGGAGATACAGTGGGCGTCATTGCTCCTGCCAGTCCTCCAAAGAAGGAGGCCCTTCAAAAAGCACTGTCTTTTCTGGAACAGGATTTAGGTCTTACCGTAAAAATGGGCAGTCATATCTATAAGGAATATGGCTATCTTGCAGGCGAAGACGCAGAACGGGTGGAAGATCTTGAAGCGATGTTTAAGGACGAAGACGTAAAAGCCATTATCTGTGCTTGTGGGGGATATGGGACGGCGCGAATTGCGGATGCCATTAATTATGAAGTCATTAGGAATAACCCAAAGATTTTCTGGGGATATTCAGATATTACATTTATACATACGGCAATTCGACAAAAGACTGGCTTGGTTACCTTTCACGGTCCTATGCTTGCATCTGATTTAGGAAATGATGATATACATCCTCGCTCTAAGGAATCATTTAAACAGCTTTTTCAATCAGAAGAAGTGAATTATAAAGAGGATATCTCCCCTTTACACCCATTTATTGAGGGAGAAGCGGAGGGTGAATTAGTAGGAGGAAATCTAAGCTTGATCACAACGACCTTGGGGACTCCTTTCGAAATAGATACGAAAGGAAAGCTCCTTTTAATAGAAGATATTTATGAAGAGCCTAGGAATATTGATATCTTCTTAAATCATTTATGGTTGGCTGGAAAGTTAAGTGATATTGCCGGTCTTGTCATCGGTGATTTTGCCAATTGCGATCCCAAAAGCAGACGGACACTCACCCTCGATGAGGTATTGACTCACTATACAAAACTGATTAATAAGCCAGCTATGAGTGGATTTAAAATTGGTCATTGCAACCCACATGTTGGAATACCACTCGGCGTGAAAGCCAAAATCAGCACTGCAGAGAAGACACTTACTATTGAAAGCGGAATTGCAGATGAAAATTAG
- a CDS encoding YhgE/Pip domain-containing protein, translated as MNALGNGNRMSELGRRRGFWISLIAVLLVPLVYGLIMLTPSWGPYDNLSNLPVAVVNNDSGTVTDGKEVNVGRDLVAKLKDGNDLGWRFVSKEQANRGLNDNEYYMVIEIPEDFSQKVATVMDENPEKPELKYTQNEGLHFIAATATKTAIGTIKEQLADTITATYTSTVFAQLGDVAEGFKSGADGSTKLHEGSVKLKDGTGTLLDSLTTKSGDIQKLADGSKELEQGLGQLNGTMAGKSADIARLANGAAQVSDGSSLMHSTVSGKTGDINTLASGSKQVEDGLGQLNGTMAGSSASIAMLADGAADLRNGSGLIYSTVGGKAAEIQQLADGSKSIEDGLGTLSGTFSAKEKDIEALAKGSKELKDGSDYLYSQLDGNKGKIEELANGGAAIYDGTEKLKKGTSDMLLGLQSAQTGVKQLNGSMPELENGSAKISGGLNQLAAKTPDLADGAARVAAGIEKLAEKIPGIELNPDYQELLKGAKAVAEGTALVNGGIKGENGLNAGAALLASGISEKLKPGIEQLNGAFENQIIPGQKDIVQGASELTVGAEQIKSGTDSVKTNWGVITNGVGEINGGLTTVAAGNQSVNEGWKTAVDGSKRLYDGSKQVAAGTGSVNTAWGTLTTSLDTLNKGAAQVADGNATVNDGWKTAVAGSKQLYDGSKQVADGTATVNSAWGTLSTSLNTLKNGAAEVAGGNATVNAGWKTAVDGSKQLFDGSKQVADGNATVNTGWGTMKEGVTEIDKGVGQIKDGTLELSNGLGDGAEKTAGINATDETISMFSSPVELIDSKINSYPYYRYANAPYVLSLALFVGVLLMMLVVGVRKPMDEASSGFAWYSKRFGLLALLVAGQAILLSGFTIFFVNSGFANSLLLILFAVLASISFMSIVFFLTMLAGNIGLFIGVALLIMQLSTTGSALPIDMLPEYLRTLSNFLPMTYSIAGFRALVSLDDIGMMFANATILVVFLLLFAGLSVGLSFFKKNESGGDAEIVR; from the coding sequence ATGAACGCTTTAGGTAATGGGAATCGGATGTCAGAACTCGGTCGCAGGAGAGGTTTTTGGATCTCATTAATTGCTGTATTATTGGTACCGTTAGTTTATGGATTGATTATGCTAACGCCAAGTTGGGGACCATATGATAATCTTTCAAACTTGCCGGTCGCAGTTGTGAATAATGATTCAGGTACTGTAACAGACGGTAAGGAAGTTAATGTTGGTAGAGATTTGGTAGCGAAACTGAAAGACGGGAATGACCTGGGATGGAGATTTGTCAGTAAGGAACAAGCAAATCGCGGACTTAATGATAATGAATATTATATGGTAATTGAGATTCCTGAAGACTTTTCCCAAAAGGTAGCAACCGTAATGGATGAAAATCCGGAAAAACCGGAACTAAAGTATACGCAGAATGAAGGGTTGCATTTTATAGCTGCAACAGCAACGAAAACAGCTATAGGAACAATTAAAGAGCAGCTTGCTGATACAATCACCGCTACCTATACCAGTACAGTTTTTGCCCAGCTTGGTGATGTAGCAGAAGGATTTAAATCCGGTGCGGATGGTTCAACAAAGCTCCATGAAGGCTCTGTTAAACTGAAGGATGGTACTGGAACTCTTCTGGATTCTTTAACGACAAAATCAGGAGATATTCAAAAACTGGCAGACGGTTCAAAGGAACTTGAACAGGGACTCGGTCAATTGAATGGAACAATGGCTGGAAAATCAGCTGATATCGCAAGATTGGCAAATGGAGCAGCTCAGGTCAGTGATGGGTCGAGCCTTATGCATTCAACAGTAAGTGGTAAGACCGGCGATATCAATACACTTGCAAGTGGGTCGAAGCAGGTTGAGGATGGGTTAGGCCAGTTGAATGGCACAATGGCAGGAAGTTCAGCTAGTATTGCCATGCTGGCTGATGGGGCAGCTGATCTCAGAAACGGCTCAGGTTTAATTTATTCAACCGTTGGCGGTAAGGCCGCTGAAATTCAACAACTAGCAGATGGATCAAAGTCAATTGAAGACGGTTTAGGGACCTTGTCAGGAACATTTAGTGCGAAGGAGAAGGATATTGAGGCTCTTGCAAAAGGATCCAAAGAACTTAAAGATGGATCAGATTATCTTTATTCCCAGCTTGATGGCAATAAAGGTAAGATTGAGGAGTTGGCTAATGGTGGAGCAGCTATTTATGATGGGACTGAAAAGTTGAAAAAAGGTACTTCTGATATGTTGCTTGGTTTACAATCAGCTCAAACAGGAGTCAAACAATTAAATGGTAGTATGCCTGAACTGGAAAATGGAAGCGCTAAAATTTCTGGAGGTTTAAATCAATTAGCAGCGAAAACACCTGACTTAGCAGATGGAGCTGCCAGAGTTGCGGCAGGTATAGAAAAATTAGCTGAGAAAATTCCTGGGATAGAACTTAACCCAGATTATCAAGAGTTATTAAAAGGTGCAAAAGCTGTAGCTGAAGGAACTGCTCTGGTAAATGGAGGTATAAAGGGAGAAAATGGTCTCAATGCAGGTGCAGCTTTATTGGCTTCAGGTATTTCTGAAAAGCTTAAACCAGGTATAGAACAATTAAATGGTGCATTTGAAAATCAAATAATACCGGGTCAAAAGGATATTGTTCAAGGAGCATCAGAATTAACAGTGGGTGCTGAACAAATAAAATCTGGTACGGATTCAGTAAAAACAAATTGGGGAGTAATCACTAATGGTGTTGGTGAAATTAATGGCGGTCTTACCACAGTAGCTGCCGGAAATCAATCAGTTAACGAAGGTTGGAAAACTGCAGTAGACGGATCCAAACGTCTTTATGACGGATCCAAACAAGTAGCAGCAGGCACAGGGTCAGTTAATACTGCATGGGGTACGTTAACAACATCTTTAGACACGCTAAATAAAGGTGCTGCGCAAGTGGCAGACGGTAATGCTACGGTAAACGATGGCTGGAAAACCGCAGTAGCAGGTTCTAAACAGCTTTATGATGGTTCCAAGCAAGTGGCCGATGGAACAGCAACAGTGAATAGCGCATGGGGTACATTATCAACATCTTTGAATACGTTGAAAAATGGTGCTGCTGAAGTGGCTGGTGGTAATGCCACAGTGAATGCAGGCTGGAAAACAGCTGTTGATGGATCTAAGCAGCTATTTGATGGATCTAAGCAAGTAGCCGATGGTAACGCAACGGTTAATACTGGCTGGGGTACGATGAAGGAAGGGGTAACTGAAATTGATAAAGGTGTCGGTCAAATCAAAGATGGTACACTTGAATTATCCAACGGCTTAGGTGACGGAGCTGAAAAAACGGCCGGTATAAATGCTACTGATGAAACGATTAGCATGTTCTCCTCGCCGGTTGAGCTGATCGATTCGAAAATTAATAGTTATCCGTATTATCGTTACGCAAACGCACCATATGTACTATCGTTAGCATTATTTGTGGGTGTTTTATTAATGATGTTAGTTGTTGGGGTTAGAAAACCAATGGATGAAGCTAGTTCAGGCTTCGCATGGTATTCAAAAAGATTTGGTTTGCTTGCTTTATTGGTAGCTGGTCAGGCCATCCTTCTTTCTGGCTTTACCATATTCTTTGTTAATTCAGGATTTGCGAATAGCCTGTTGCTTATCTTGTTTGCTGTATTGGCGAGTATCTCATTTATGTCCATTGTGTTCTTCCTGACTATGCTTGCCGGCAACATTGGTTTGTTTATAGGCGTGGCACTTCTGATTATGCAGCTATCTACTACCGGATCTGCATTGCCAATTGATATGCTGCCTGAATATTTACGTACTCTAAGCAATTTCTTGCCGATGACTTATTCGATTGCAGGCTTCCGAGCATTAGTATCATTGGATGACATCGGTATGATGTTTGCGAATGCAACGATACTAGTTGTGTTCCTGCTCCTGTTTGCTGGACTGTCCGTTGGATTATCCTTTTTCAAAAAAAATGAATCAGGAGGAGATGCAGAAATAGTAAGGTAA
- a CDS encoding alpha/beta hydrolase: MRDYFIKGTNMKLPTLFMLHGTGGTEHDLVPIAKLISPESSILSVRGNVSENGMPRFFKRLAEGIFDVEDLKFRTKELNDYLNEASVKYGFDRNNVLAIGYSNGANIAASMLFHYQHVLKGAILHHPMVPLRGIKLPEMERLPIFIGAGKNDPICSPEETKELSEILKAAGAKVEVYWEQNGHQLTQSEVEAAGLWFSQQFK; this comes from the coding sequence ATGAGAGACTATTTTATAAAGGGAACAAATATGAAACTTCCAACACTTTTTATGCTGCATGGTACAGGTGGAACAGAGCATGATTTAGTGCCGATTGCTAAATTAATTTCACCTGAGTCCTCCATTTTAAGTGTACGAGGCAACGTTTCGGAAAATGGAATGCCAAGGTTCTTTAAAAGATTAGCTGAAGGTATTTTTGATGTTGAAGATTTAAAGTTTCGTACAAAGGAACTAAACGATTATTTAAACGAAGCCTCAGTCAAGTATGGGTTTGACCGAAACAATGTGTTGGCAATCGGTTATTCAAATGGAGCTAATATAGCTGCCAGTATGCTTTTTCACTACCAACATGTATTAAAAGGAGCTATTTTGCATCATCCTATGGTTCCTTTAAGAGGAATAAAGCTGCCAGAAATGGAACGTCTGCCAATCTTTATAGGTGCCGGCAAAAACGATCCAATTTGTTCACCGGAAGAAACAAAAGAACTGAGTGAAATACTGAAGGCTGCCGGAGCCAAAGTAGAGGTTTATTGGGAACAAAATGGACACCAGCTGACACAATCAGAGGTAGAGGCTGCAGGATTATGGTTTTCTCAGCAATTTAAATAA